A segment of the Candidatus Synechococcus calcipolaris G9 genome:
TACCCGCAACTATCTTTATGTCAAGCGGAACTATCCCCAGAAGCTAGGGGATCACGTGCCCGAATTTGCCCAGAAAATTGTGGATCAGTATCAATTGCCAGACTAGGTGGCGAGAAGAAAACATTGATCATCTGAATACGATTGCCCCCGAACTGTGGGAGGATAGGCCCTGAAGTTCAAATTTTCGAGAAAAGTTTATTTGAGCCTTGTCAATGGGGGCGTTACAATTGTTAACTTTCTTATAGACTGTACATTCTTATATTTTCTCCATAGTATAGACACATGACAATTTCTCGCGACCAAGTTGACCGCATTGTATCCAATCAGCATCAAGACCCCTTTGAAGTTTTAGGGTGCCATACCATTCAAGAAAATGGGCGATCGGTCTGGGTGGTTCGAGCCTATTTACCCAAGGCCGATCGGGCAAGCGTTCTTTGTCCAGAGGAGCGGCAAGAATATCCCATGGAGTCGGTGCATCATCCCCATTTTTTTGAATGCACCATTCCCACCGCTACCCTGAGCAACTATCAATTAAAAATCTATGAGAATGGCCATGAACGGGTCAGTTATGATCCCTATGCCTTTCGTTCCTCTAAACTAACGGACTTTGATATTCATCTATTTGCGGAGGGGAATCACCATCGGATTTATGAAAAATTAGGGGCGCATCTACTCCGGGTAGACGGCATTAAAGGGGTTTATTTTGCCGTGTGGGCCCCCAATGCCCGGAATGTTTCGGTCTTAGGCGATTTTAATAACTGGGATGGCCGCCAGCATCAGATGGCCCGCCGTGGCAATGGAATTTGGGAATTATTTATTCCTGGGCTGGACATCGGTGCATCCTATAAGTATGAAATTAAAAACCATGCGGGTCACATCTACGAAAAGTCTGATCCCTACGGCTTTCAGCAGGAACCTCGGCCCAAAACCGCCTCAATTGTGGCGGATCTCAATGCCTATGCCTGGCAGGATCAGGGCTGGATGGAGCAACGGCGTAGTACGGATCCCTTGACCCAACCCATTGCTGTCTATGAGGTGCATTTAGGTTCCTGGATGCACGCCTCCATGGATGAACCGTCGGTCTTGGCCGATGGAACCACTGAGCCACCCGTTCAGGTTGCGGATCTCAAACCCTGGGCCCGGTTCCTCACCTATCGGGAACTGGCGGCTAAACTAATTCCCTACGTTAAAGAGTTAGGCTATACCCACATTGAACTGTTACCTGTGGCAGAGCATCCCTTTGACGGCTCCTGGGGCTATCAAGTCACGGGTTATTTTGCGCCCACATCTCGCTTTGGCAGTCCTGAAGATTTTATGTACTTTGTGGATCAATGCCATCAAAATGGTATTGGTGTTTTGGTGGATTGGGTTCCTGGGCATTTTCCCAAGGATGGCCATGGGTTAGCCTTTTTTGATGGTACCCATCTCTACGAACATTCCGACCCCCGCAAGGGTGAGCATAAGGAATGGGGCACCCTAGTTTTTAATTACAATCGCCATGAAGTCCGTAATTTTCTAGTTTCCAATGCCCTATTTTGGTTTGATAAGTACCACATTGACGGCATCCGTGTCGATGCGGTGGCATCCATGCTCTACCTGGACTATTGCCGCGAAGAAGGAGAATGGCTGCCCAATGAGTACGGCGGTCGGGAAAACCTGGAAGCAGCAGATTTTCTCCGCCAGGTAAATCAGGTTATTTTTAGTTACTTTCCTGGCATTCTCTCTATTGCCGAGGAATCTACCTCGTGGCCAATGGTCTCCTGGCCCACCTATACCGGTGGCCTGGGCTTTAACCTGAAGTGGAATATGGGGTGGATGCACGATATGCTGGATTATTTCAGCATGGATCCCTGGTTCCGCCAGTTCCATCAAAATAACATCACGTTCAGTATGTGGTATCACCACAGCGAAAACTTCATGCTGGCCCTATCCCATGATGAGGTCGTCCACGGCAAAAGTAATATTATTGGCAAAATGCCCGGCGATCGCTGGCAACAGTTTGCAAATCTCCGTTGCTTGTTTACCTATATGTATACCCACCCCGGCAAAAAGACGATGTTTATGGGGATGGAGTTTGGCCAGTGGAGTGAGTGGAATGTCTGGGGGGATTTAGAATGGCATCTCCTTCAGTACGAACCTCACCAACAAACGAAGCAATTCTTCAGTGACCTTAATACTCTCTATCGCCAAGAACCAACTCTCTACAGCCAAGATTTTGGACAGGATGGGTTTGAGTGGATTGACTGTAGCGATAATCGCCATAGTGTAGTTGCCTTTATTCGCTGGGATAAAGAGTTCAAAGACTTTGCCATTGTTGTTTGCAATTTTACGCCCCAGCCCCATAGCCATTACCGCATTGGCGTGCCAGAACATGGTTTCTATACAGAACTCTTTAATAGTGATGCCCGCGAGTATGGAGGGAGCAATATGGGCAACCTAGGGGGTAAATGGGCCGATGAATGGGCCTATCACCATCGCCGCTATTCCCTAGATCTGTGTTTGCCCCCCCTAGCCACCCTTGTATTCAAGCTGGATCGCCAGAAAACAGTTACCACCCCTAGTCTGACGGATGGTGACTAACAGCTTAGGCTCACGATCGCCCCGGGATCAAGCCACTACTGAGGCGTTTAATCGCATTGCCAGCCACATCTCGGTAGCGCAGTTCACCGCAGAGAACCTGACCCATGCGGCGGGTGGCGGCCGGCCGCTTTACCCCTAAACGATAGCTCACCCCGGGAATCCGGTAAAAGACCCCTGCGAGGCGTTGGGCCCAAACCATGTCCGTGCCCCATTCATTGTTCATTTCAGCGGTGTAGGCTTCTAGGGCATTGATGTCGCCACCAAGGGCCCGGTCAATGGCGATCGCCCCCTGCATCCCACTGTAAATGGCGGGTCGAATTCCTTCGGCGGAAAAGGGATCCACCAGGGATGCCGCTTCTCCTGCTAAGAGAGCGTTTTGGCTATGGAGGGGGTGTTGACCATCCCACAGGCAAAGGGGATGATCGTACTGACGGCATTGCTCCGGTGCTAACTTAAACCGTTGGGCGTAGTCGGCCAGGGTTTTCTCAAAATTGTGGGTATCGCCACCGCGAAAAGTGCCCATACCAATGGAGTAGCCATCGGCCTTGGGAAAATTCCAGATGTAGCCATTTTTGGTCATGCCAAATTCAAAATGAATATGTTGGTCGTGGCCGAGGGGGGGTTGTGCTTCGAGGGCCGCCGCACTGCGACGTTTGGGTTCCCTAAGACCTAACCATTGGGCCATCATGCCCTTGGCTCCATCGGCCCCAATCAAATACTGGGCCTCCAGGGGTTCCTGTGGGGTCTGAACCCGCCAGCGATCGCCCAGCCATTCAATGGCAGTTACACTGGTTTGGTCTTGAAGGGTGGCTCCTTGGGCTTGGGCCTGTTGAACCAGAAAATGATCAAAGACATCCCGGCGCACGAGCCAAATAGGTTCCGGGGTTTCCAGTTCCACCTCTACGGCATCATCAAATTTCCAGGTGTAGCGAAGGGTTCGCAGTTTCAGGGAAATGGCCGGGCTAAAGTCAAAGTCAAACCACGGGGCGATCGCCGGTGAAACACCACCGCCACAGGGCTTATAGCGGGGGAAGACTTCCTTTTCTAGAATTAAGACCGATCGCCCCCGTTTGGCTAAATGATAGGCCGCTGCGCCGCCGGCAGGGCCAGCACCGACAATAATGCAATCATACATAGTTACCCCTCAACACTCCTCACACGAGATCATCAACTATTAAGCCCCCATTTAAGCACAGTTCAAATCGTTTCCCATAATCGGCGGCGTTGCGGCCCCCTCAGGCGATCGTGGGCATCCTGAAGCAGTCGGGGAATTTCTAAGTTACTGGGGCAACGGGGTAAACAATCGCCACATTCGGTACAGGTATGGGCGGGTTGTCCAGGAAACCAATGACCGGCTTGGCCAAACATCCGATAGCGATATTCACCAAACTCTTGCATATCGTAGGCCAGGGTCAGATTCCGCAACCGCAGCACTTCGGGAATATGAATGTCCTCTGGGCAGGGTAAGCAGGCATAGCATTGCTCACAGCGATCGCCCTGGGGTAGGGCCTGAAAGACCCGATCTAAACGATCTAAAATCTCCTTTTCGATCGCCGTTAGGGGGCCATCTTCATCGGCGATTCCTAGGGGGAAATCCACTTCTGCCACCGTCGCCGGGCCAAAACTAAGGGTCGCGATCGCCGGTTGACTCAGGAGCCAACGATAGGCCCAATGGAGCGGTGATAGGGGCTGGCAGAGTTGATCTAGTTTTTCTGGGGGGCGATAGAGTCGGCCGCCTTTATCCGCAGGGGAAATAATAAAAATTCCCAGATCCTTTTCCCTTGCGCGGGCGATCGCTGGGGCATTCCGCTGAAAAAAATAGGTGTAGTGCAAATTAACAAAGCTAAAGAGGGGATTCTCCATGGCCGCCAAAATAACCTCTAGGGGCCCGTGGCTGGAAAAGCCAATGTGGGCCACTTTACCGCTGGCCAGCACCGCCTCTAGGGCCCCCTGTCCCCCCTGGTCTAACCACCCTAAATGTTCGGGTTGATTCAAACCATGGAGGGCCAAACATTCCAAATGATCTCGACCTAACCGCCCTAAGGATTGATCCACCTGCTGCATAATATCCTCACAGGTTCCC
Coding sequences within it:
- the glgB gene encoding 1,4-alpha-glucan branching enzyme produces the protein MTISRDQVDRIVSNQHQDPFEVLGCHTIQENGRSVWVVRAYLPKADRASVLCPEERQEYPMESVHHPHFFECTIPTATLSNYQLKIYENGHERVSYDPYAFRSSKLTDFDIHLFAEGNHHRIYEKLGAHLLRVDGIKGVYFAVWAPNARNVSVLGDFNNWDGRQHQMARRGNGIWELFIPGLDIGASYKYEIKNHAGHIYEKSDPYGFQQEPRPKTASIVADLNAYAWQDQGWMEQRRSTDPLTQPIAVYEVHLGSWMHASMDEPSVLADGTTEPPVQVADLKPWARFLTYRELAAKLIPYVKELGYTHIELLPVAEHPFDGSWGYQVTGYFAPTSRFGSPEDFMYFVDQCHQNGIGVLVDWVPGHFPKDGHGLAFFDGTHLYEHSDPRKGEHKEWGTLVFNYNRHEVRNFLVSNALFWFDKYHIDGIRVDAVASMLYLDYCREEGEWLPNEYGGRENLEAADFLRQVNQVIFSYFPGILSIAEESTSWPMVSWPTYTGGLGFNLKWNMGWMHDMLDYFSMDPWFRQFHQNNITFSMWYHHSENFMLALSHDEVVHGKSNIIGKMPGDRWQQFANLRCLFTYMYTHPGKKTMFMGMEFGQWSEWNVWGDLEWHLLQYEPHQQTKQFFSDLNTLYRQEPTLYSQDFGQDGFEWIDCSDNRHSVVAFIRWDKEFKDFAIVVCNFTPQPHSHYRIGVPEHGFYTELFNSDAREYGGSNMGNLGGKWADEWAYHHRRYSLDLCLPPLATLVFKLDRQKTVTTPSLTDGD
- a CDS encoding geranylgeranyl reductase family protein, which produces MYDCIIVGAGPAGGAAAYHLAKRGRSVLILEKEVFPRYKPCGGGVSPAIAPWFDFDFSPAISLKLRTLRYTWKFDDAVEVELETPEPIWLVRRDVFDHFLVQQAQAQGATLQDQTSVTAIEWLGDRWRVQTPQEPLEAQYLIGADGAKGMMAQWLGLREPKRRSAAALEAQPPLGHDQHIHFEFGMTKNGYIWNFPKADGYSIGMGTFRGGDTHNFEKTLADYAQRFKLAPEQCRQYDHPLCLWDGQHPLHSQNALLAGEAASLVDPFSAEGIRPAIYSGMQGAIAIDRALGGDINALEAYTAEMNNEWGTDMVWAQRLAGVFYRIPGVSYRLGVKRPAATRRMGQVLCGELRYRDVAGNAIKRLSSGLIPGRS
- a CDS encoding aldo/keto reductase; translated protein: MRYRRFGRTNLNLSVFSLGTMRYLGSAMEAEGVVQRAIALGVNHLETAPAYGPSEAYLGQSLKNLPVSDPLYITTKVLPKGTCEDIMQQVDQSLGRLGRDHLECLALHGLNQPEHLGWLDQGGQGALEAVLASGKVAHIGFSSHGPLEVILAAMENPLFSFVNLHYTYFFQRNAPAIARAREKDLGIFIISPADKGGRLYRPPEKLDQLCQPLSPLHWAYRWLLSQPAIATLSFGPATVAEVDFPLGIADEDGPLTAIEKEILDRLDRVFQALPQGDRCEQCYACLPCPEDIHIPEVLRLRNLTLAYDMQEFGEYRYRMFGQAGHWFPGQPAHTCTECGDCLPRCPSNLEIPRLLQDAHDRLRGPQRRRLWETI